GTGACCCTGGTGGGCTACGAGAAAATCGGCAGCGGCCGCGTGACGGTGATTGTTCGCGGTGACGTGTCTGAAGTGCAAGCTTCTGTGTCTGCTGGCATCGAGAACGTGAAGCGCGTCAACGGCGGTCAGGTGCTCTCGACCCACATTATCGCTCGTCCCCACGAGAACCTGGAGTACGTACTCCCCATTCGCTACACCGAAGATGTTTCCCAGTTCCGTGAGAGCGTGAGCGGTATTCGTCCTATCGGCAGACCATAAGACCTCATGCAAATTGCACGGGTTCGAGGCACGATCGTCAGCACTCAAAAAGACCCAAGCTTGCAAGGGACAAAGTTCTTGTTGCTGCAACTGCTGGACGAGGAGGGACAGCCGCTGCCGGGTTATGAAGTCGCTGCTGATTGTGTCGGCGCTGGTGTTGATGAGTGGGTGCTAGTCACGCGTGGCAGCGCTGCTCGTCAACCAGACGGTATGGACAAACGTCCTCTTGATGCTCTGGTGGTTGGAATTATCGACACGGTGAGCATCGAAAATTCCCTCCTCTATAGCAAGAAGGCCCAATATCGGTAAGGGCTCCTGTTGTGATGCGGCTAGCCAGTGCGAGTTCCGCATAGCTTAAGTCTGGGAGTATTTTGCCCTCGGACTTTTGTTTTGTCGCTAGTTCCGGAGTGTTAGCGGCGTGCGATCGCTGGCAGCAAGCCATTACCGTTGCAGTTAAGAGGTAGTTTTTGTCATGGCAGTCCACAGCTTTGCTGCCCCTCCCACTCCATGGTCTCAAGACTTAGCCGAGCCTCAGGTTCATGACACGGCTTATGTGCATGCCTTCTCCAACATCATTGGGGATGTCCGCGTAGGTCCCAACGTGCTAGTTGCACCCGGGACCTCTATTCGTGCGGATGAGGGAAGCCCTTTCTTCATTGGTGCGAATACCAACATTCAAGATGGTGTGGTGGTCCACGGCCTCGAGCAGGGTCGGGTTCTAGGAGATGACCAAGAACCGTACTCGGTTTGGATTGGCAGTAATGCTTCGATTACCCATAAAGCACTGATTCACGGTCCTGCGTACATCGGCGATGACTGTTTCATTGGGTTTCGCTCGACCGTATTCAATGCACGGGTTGGCAAGGGCTGCATTGTGATGATGCATGCGCTGATTCAGGATGTGGAAATTCCACCGGGTAAGTACGTGCCTTCGGGGGCGGTGATTACCAGTCAGCAGCAGGCAGATCGGCTGCCCGATGTGCAAGATGAGGACCGAGAGTTTGCCCGTCATGTGGTGGGCATCAATGAGGCGCTGCGTTCCGGATATCAGTGTGCTGAGGATAGCGTTTGTATCGCTGGAATTCGGAATGAAGCGCCGAAAACCAAAGAAACGGATGGAGTAAACGGTTTTAGCAGGTTAAGTGGTCAGATGCAAAGCACACAGTTGAGTTCGGAAACCTTGGATCAGGTGCGTCATCTGCTAAACAGCGGATACCGCGTTGGCACGGAGCATGCTGATACGCGTCGCTTCCAAACGAGCTCTTGGCACAGCTGCGCGCCGATTCAGTCTAGCCGCGAGTCGGAAGTGGTTGGTGCGCTTGAGGCTTGTTTGCGAGAGCATGAGGGTGAGTATGTTCGCTTAATTGGGATTGATACCCGAAGCAAGCGCCGAGTCCTAGAGAGCATTATTCAGCGCCCTGGCGATCGCTCGGGCCAAGCTTCTCGCCCGACGACGACTTCTTCTTACAGCGGTGGGAATGGTAATGGTGCGGCTGCTAGCCGTGGCGCTGCCGTAGCTCCGTCGGCCAATGCCGATGTGGCGGATCTGGTGCGCCAACTAGTGGCTCAGGGCTGCCGCGTGAGCCTCGAGCACGCTGATGAGCGCCGCTTCAAGACATCCTCTTGGCGGAGCGGTCCGCTGATGCAGACTAGCCAAGCCTCTGAAGTGATCGCCGTTGTGCAAAGCTTCCTGGCTGAGCACCGCAACGAGTATGTCCGCCTGGTGGGCATCGACTCCGCCGCCAAGCGCCGCGTTGTCGAAGTGACGATCCAGCGTCCTGGCGAATCTGCCAACGTTGCCTCGGGTGCCGGTTCCTCCTCTTACTCTGCTCCTTCTGCGCCGAGCTATTCTTCGTCGAGCAACAGTTCGGCTACAAGCGGCCGCCTTGCGCCGGAGATTGTCGACCAACTGCGTCAGCTCCTCGCTCAGGGCTGCCGCATTGGTGTTGAGCACGCTGATGCCCGCCGCTACCGGACCTCGTCTTGGCACAGCTGCCCGGCGATCGACTCCACCCAGCTTCAAACGGTGGTGGGAATCCTCGAGCGCTGCGTAGCGGATCACCCGGGTGAGTATGTGCGCCTAATCGGCATCGATCCGAAGGCCAAGCGCCGCGTGGCCGAAACGCTCATCCAACGGCCCGGCCAGTAGGCTGGAGACCAGCGGTTTTTCTAGGAGAGCAAACGTTGCTCTCCTAGAAGACCCTGACCCGCTAGGTCCTCGACCTAGCTGAGGAGGTTAACAATTTCAATGAATTTGCCATCACTCCAGCCTGTTATTAGCGCTGACATCTATATCAGTGGAGATGTTCGGATTCACGAAAGCGCAATCATCGGCTCAGGAGCGATTTTGCAAGCAGATCCGGGATGTCGAATTGTCGTTTCTGCCGGTGCTTGTATTGGCATGGGGGCTGTGGTTCACGCTCACCAGGGCAATATCGAGATCCGGACAGGAGTCAATTTGGGTGCTGGAGCCCTGGTAGTGGGGGATTGCGTCATTGGAGACAATGCTTGCGTGGGGGCGGTTACGACGCTGTTCAATACGTCGATTCCGGCATCCCAGCTCGTTTCTCCAGGCACTTTTTTGGGAAATGCCGGCCGTTCGCTCAAAAATCAGCCGCCAGCCTCTTCCCAAGAGCGGGTTGTAGAAGAGCCTGCTTCACCAACCGTTGAGGCTGCTGAACCTTCGTCGTCTGAGCCAGAATCCCCCGAGCCGCAGCCAACTTCAGAGAGCTCAGCCTTGGTGAAGCCTGGTGAAAATGACGCTTTACCCAAAATTCCGGGCCAAGAACAGCTCGATCGCCTGTTGGGCAAGCTGTTTCCCTACAATCAATCCATGAATCCGCCGGCTGACCCCTGGACATAACTCCTGAGAGCTGATGTGAAAGTCGCCTAGCGTAGCTGAAAGCGCTTTTGTAGATTAGAGAGAGGGCTGTTTCTCCAAATTCGTCGTAAACAGTGGGGAATGTATGAAGATGGAGCTACGAACCAGCGCACCAGCCCTCCCCAATCAATCCATGAAGTTTCTTCGCTCGGCTACTCAAAATCGCGATCGCGGCCTCAAAGGCAGCGCCATTGGCATGGTTTCAACCCGCAGCTTTCCGGCCATCATCGGAACGGCTGACATGATGCTGAAATCTGCTGGCGTTTCCCTCATCGGATTTGAAAAAGTGGGCGGTGGCTATTGCACAGCCATTATTCGCGGCAATATTTCGGATGTGCAGATTGCTGTCGCCTCTGGCGTGGAGACGGCAGAGCAGTTTGGTCAGTTTGTTGACAAGGTTATTATTCCAAGGCCCCTACCTAACTTAGAGGCGATTTTTCCGATTAGTCAGCGCATGGCTTATCTGGCTGATGGGGTCAAAAGCCCCTGGCGCGATCAGGCCCTAGGCCTGCTAGAAACTCGTGGTTTTCCGGCTTTGGTGGGGGCTGCCGATGCGATGCTGAAGTCGGCGGATGTGCAGCTGACTGCCTATGAGACCATCGGAAATGGGCTCTGCACGGCGATTATTCGGGGCTCGGTGGCGAATGTGGCCGTGGCGGTCCAGGCTGGAATGCACGAGGCAGAGCGAATTGGCGAGCTCAATGCGGTGATGGTGATTCCGCGGCCGCTGGACGATATGGAGCAGTCACTCCCCATTGCGGCGGTCTTGCTGGAGGCCCTACCGAAGCCCCTTGAGATTCCTTTGGCCCTAGAGAAGCGAGAAGTGGTGATGGCAGAGCTGCCTGAAGTGAAGGCGCTGCCGAATTTGCAAGAACTAGAAAAAGAGACGATTGAGCCACCTGAGAGCTGAGCGTCTCTGGAGGATTTGGGACACTTATTGGCAGCTGATTTCGAGGATCAGGCGATCGCGCGGCTTGATCACGCACGGTCAGCGCAGGGAAGCCCGAGCCAGAATCGCATAGGTCAGAGGAGTGTCGTTCGCTCGCTCGCATTCATCTCAACGCCAAATCAAAGATGATGGCGTGAGGCTTCTGCTGCTTTGGCTAAAGTTTAGCTGCTGCCCCTCAGGTGCAGTGAGGCTGAGCGGCAGCAGCAGGGTCAGGCTGGGGGTTTGTTACCTGCGATTGTGAATGAGTTCTTCAATCCACTGCGCGAAGGCGTCATCTCCCAGACGCGCGAGAGCTTCTTCAACGATGTCTCGCGAGAGCTCCCCGTTGCCGGGGGGAAAGTCCCGAGAGTAGGTGAAAAAAGCCATGCTGCTGAGCATGTGACAAAGCTCGTCGCGGAGGCGATCGCGCTTGATCTGAAGGACGCGTGCCGTGCGGCGAACCGATCGCTCCCGGCAAAATTCGCTAGTTAGTTCGTCGCGATTAGGAAGCCCGTCCATAGGATGTGGGGCACTGTGGCTGAAAGATTAGTGAGGGCAAGGGGCGATCGCCCCGGAGCATCCAGACAGGCCAATCAGCTGTGTCGAAGCGCGGATTCGCTGGTGGCGAGAGGGCAAAGTCCATCCAGGATGCAGAGATGAACTAGCAGAAATGCAAAAACTGATTGGATTAATTGGCCTTTAATTTAATCGATTTTGAAGGAAGTCAAAAGCGGTTTTCAATTCTCGTAATTTTGAGCGCTATAAGATAATTTTGTGAGAACAATATTCGTACAAGTTCACGCTGCTTGATAAAAGCGAGTGTCGCTAATCGCAGCTGTTCAAAGCTTTGAAAAAAGAGCCGAAAGCCTAT
This genomic stretch from Geitlerinema sp. PCC 7407 harbors:
- a CDS encoding carbon dioxide-concentrating mechanism protein CcmK, with translation MSIAVGMIETLGFPAVVEAADAMVKAARVTLVGYEKIGSGRVTVIVRGDVSEVQASVSAGIENVKRVNGGQVLSTHIIARPHENLEYVLPIRYTEDVSQFRESVSGIRPIGRP
- a CDS encoding EutN/CcmL family microcompartment protein — translated: MQIARVRGTIVSTQKDPSLQGTKFLLLQLLDEEGQPLPGYEVAADCVGAGVDEWVLVTRGSAARQPDGMDKRPLDALVVGIIDTVSIENSLLYSKKAQYR
- a CDS encoding ribulose bisphosphate carboxylase small subunit produces the protein MAVHSFAAPPTPWSQDLAEPQVHDTAYVHAFSNIIGDVRVGPNVLVAPGTSIRADEGSPFFIGANTNIQDGVVVHGLEQGRVLGDDQEPYSVWIGSNASITHKALIHGPAYIGDDCFIGFRSTVFNARVGKGCIVMMHALIQDVEIPPGKYVPSGAVITSQQQADRLPDVQDEDREFARHVVGINEALRSGYQCAEDSVCIAGIRNEAPKTKETDGVNGFSRLSGQMQSTQLSSETLDQVRHLLNSGYRVGTEHADTRRFQTSSWHSCAPIQSSRESEVVGALEACLREHEGEYVRLIGIDTRSKRRVLESIIQRPGDRSGQASRPTTTSSYSGGNGNGAAASRGAAVAPSANADVADLVRQLVAQGCRVSLEHADERRFKTSSWRSGPLMQTSQASEVIAVVQSFLAEHRNEYVRLVGIDSAAKRRVVEVTIQRPGESANVASGAGSSSYSAPSAPSYSSSSNSSATSGRLAPEIVDQLRQLLAQGCRIGVEHADARRYRTSSWHSCPAIDSTQLQTVVGILERCVADHPGEYVRLIGIDPKAKRRVAETLIQRPGQ
- a CDS encoding carbon dioxide concentrating mechanism protein, with translation MNLPSLQPVISADIYISGDVRIHESAIIGSGAILQADPGCRIVVSAGACIGMGAVVHAHQGNIEIRTGVNLGAGALVVGDCVIGDNACVGAVTTLFNTSIPASQLVSPGTFLGNAGRSLKNQPPASSQERVVEEPASPTVEAAEPSSSEPESPEPQPTSESSALVKPGENDALPKIPGQEQLDRLLGKLFPYNQSMNPPADPWT
- a CDS encoding BMC domain-containing protein, whose amino-acid sequence is MKFLRSATQNRDRGLKGSAIGMVSTRSFPAIIGTADMMLKSAGVSLIGFEKVGGGYCTAIIRGNISDVQIAVASGVETAEQFGQFVDKVIIPRPLPNLEAIFPISQRMAYLADGVKSPWRDQALGLLETRGFPALVGAADAMLKSADVQLTAYETIGNGLCTAIIRGSVANVAVAVQAGMHEAERIGELNAVMVIPRPLDDMEQSLPIAAVLLEALPKPLEIPLALEKREVVMAELPEVKALPNLQELEKETIEPPES